The Sesamum indicum cultivar Zhongzhi No. 13 linkage group LG9, S_indicum_v1.0, whole genome shotgun sequence genome segment TAGATGAAAGTTGCATCGAAACAATCGAGAACACACAAAGCAAGTTTCGGTATTGGGTAACAAATAGCGTAAACTTAAAACATCATAACCGGTAGACCTCGTAAACAATTTCCCCACATAttaattggatataaaattttgaaaaaaaaaaaaaaaaaagcttaaaCTGAAAGGTATACCAGCTGATATATTGATTTAGGGAAAAGGTGATGGTGGCGGCCATAGGTTCGAGAGGGGGGCGCAGTGCTCTGGAAGTGGAAATGAGCCAACACCTTCCGATCGGGAAGCGGCCTCAACAGCAACGCCTCCGTAAACTCTTCACTCACTCGTACTATATCTTGGCAGCTTGAAAGCGATTCAGACGCCGAAAACAGtagaaaaaaacacaaaaaagcGGATTTGAAGCGGCTCATTTGATCGGAACCTTTTGAAAACGGGTGCATTCGCCGTAAATTCGAGTTAGTATATTGTGGTATGAGTAATTTGTGCCATGGGAGCTTCGATGGAAGCTGGAGGAAATGTTTGAAGTCTCTGAATTGTTGCATTGGGGAGAATCCGGACCCAATGTTTGGGCCGGGTCATTCAAAATGAGACAGAGTAAGGTGGACTTGCGTTTGGGCCCAATAGGACATAAATGGGAGGAGTGCGGCCCAACCAACTACGCTCAGCAGGCTAAAAGtatcaaataattacttttattacatgaaaaagaataaataattataagaggAAAAAAGCCCAAAAACAGTACATGACGTAATCCAagttttcaataaaaaaaaatcgaaaattaTGGAGATGAAGAAAGGAGAAAAGGTGGGATTCCTCTCTCAAGATTGGATTAGAAGAGGGACTGACTTCCCaaagaagaaataataaatgagagcttttttttgtattctttAGAAAAAGATTGATCCATTttgaatcatttttttatattgaaatgtTGTTTTAAATTCCTAATTTCTGGTTGTAACATTAGAGAGTGATGATAAGCCAAtgcaatcaaaattcaaataatatatcaatacttACATACTATTATGatgacatcaaattttaaatctcTGAAAAATAGCAGTGAGTCAAAAGTTAGGAGTTTGAATGATGATAGATGTAAAGGAGTTTGGAGGTGGAGAACAAGTTTTGTGGGTGTGTTTGTTTGagcaaatttgttgatatattagGGTGTGTTTGTTTCCTCACGGAAAAGTCATTTTCAGCTGCAACTTGTCTACACACAAACACCTGCTTGCCTTGATTTGTCCTGTTATGAGTCCAGTCTTGTCAATTATTTCAGTCTTTAGGTAAATTTCATCatactcaaatttttatttcttttaaagaaaattgattgGAGTCACATTTAGATGGAAGGGAAAGGTATGAAGAAGATGTAGATGAGGAAAAGACATTTAATATGAGTGAGTTGCATTAAATGAGGTAAGTATGCATACAATAAATGAATGCatctcatataattatatctttatattCCCCTTGCAActattctttaattaatttatattttttgaattagaGACTCATTGTCAACCATACCAACTAGGCTCgctttaattattgtattatattccttttatgtaattattaatttatttttacccttatttGCTTCATGTTTATATCTACTACTTTATTCACTTTCTCTTGAGGAGATATGAGTtgagtattgataatttcattttctatttgctTGTACAAAAAGTGTAAGTTGGAAGTTGAACATCATCAAGTACACAGATCATCAAATTAAGTGGGATGTGTTGGAATTAGGATAAACCCTAATCAAAATTTGTATAAGACAAAAATGATCTCCACCATAGTAAGTACAATAACCCAACAAACGACCTGGAAATCTGTATATTGAATGCCACTCCTTCCACGTCTTTGAATACACACACTTGTTCAACAATAAACTGACAAGATTACACTTTTCCCATCAATCCTCCCCACTCCACTATTTCccaattacacatacacccacagTAGGTGACCCCAACTGCCCCcccaagaacaaaaaaaagaaaatctcttATTTACCAGTAAAAATGGacacataaaaaaagatttattggGAGATTTTGTAGAAGAGAATTGATGAGACGATGATCAGAAGATATCAAGAATTTCCACGATGTAATTGTTGCAGAGAGGGCAGTTCCCTCTTTGTACCCACAGCTCCCGGGAGCACAGCCTGCAGAATGTATGCCCGCAGGGGATAAACGCCGCCCCCTTGTGTCTCACCATGCACACGCAACAATTGTTGTAATCTACGCCGTTTAAGCCGCCGGTCGtctcctcttcttcctcctcgtcCCCAGCTATCGTGTAGGCTGAACCCTCTAAGCCCATTTGCCTATCGGTCTCCGCCAACAACGCCATCAACGACGTTCTCACAGGCTGCTCCTCATCTTCCACGTTAGCGCCTCCGTGTAACGGACTCGTGTGCTCCAATACTCCGCTGGGTCTCTCCACTGGTCCAGTGGGATTCCTGTGCAAATTTGGAACTATTATACCTGGGGCTGTGGAGAACTCGGGCTGAGTGGACTCGCCCGAACTGAGGTTTGAGTTGGAACGGTTGGAAGGAGGAGGACGATCCATCGTCATCGTCATCCGGTGACTGTTGCTGTTAAGGGGGTGGTCGGTGGACGGGGTGGGAGCGGTGGAGGACCACGCGGAGCCGCTGCCTCTGCGGCGGAGGCTGATCTTCTCCCTCAAATGCCGCCAGCTCCTTCTGCCGTCTCTCCGGCGGCTGCCGAACCCGGAGGTCTGGTCCTCGCGGATGATATCCAGCAACGTTCGGTTGGACTGGACACGTTGCAGCGGCTCATCCACCTGTGGAGGCGGCGCTCGCCGCCATTGGAGGAGCTGCTGACATTCAGATTGCTATAATGATTTTCCTCCTTGATTCTCAAAAAATCTCGCAGGTTGTGAGAGTCGAGTGGCTGGCGGGGGCCGACGACTTCCATCCACCGACAGCCGACCGAGTATCTTGAATGAAAAAGTAACAACAACAGTGAGGAGGAATCAGCCAGAAGAATGTAGGATTAGCAGGGAAagtaaaagcaaaaagaaataaatattatttccttgGGAATTTAAAGATGGGAAGCTTCATTTATCGGCAAACGTGATAAGATTTCTCGAAATTCCAACAGCATTCAACCccgaaataaaaaaaataagaaaaagggaCTGAAATTGATGAATCAAAGAACAGCAGAAGGCCAGATCTGAggaaaattttatacaaaaaagaaaaaaaaaagggctcAATTCACTGTGGGAAAAACATAGGATACCTTACGCGCTGGGGCAGGAAAAATGGAATCAGGGAGACAGATCTGAAATGGGGAGCGGCTTTATCTTATCTTGCGCGGGTGAATTTGTTTACTCCTAATTATgaagaaatgagagagagagagagagagggaaaatGATTTGGATTGGGAATGAGTGAGAGACaaagatgaagaagagaaatgacaataatttggataaaagGGAAAGTCAAAAAGAGCAGAGGCGGAGTGAGAGTGGAGATGAGATAATAATAAGAAACACTATTTTGAAGCTCAAaacctctttcttttctttctctctttttatatttggatCTGATTGGTCTTTgtgtatgttattttttttgtcctttctTAGATGCTATTTTGcgtattatgattaaaaaatagtaatcaCAAGTTAAagatgttataaattatagaaatattaatctttgtatttcaagtttttaataaaaattatgaaaataaaatgccCAATCTCTTCAATATAgatttacttaaaaatttaatatcaatcAACTCATTAGTATTactgtattttaattatgaaataagaTTATTAAAGTAGTTGTGTGGAGTTGTTGACTAAATGTGTATACCACCACCTCAgtatactatattttaatgttaGGAATTTGAAGTAGTTTAGGTAAAAGTTAGAACCAAATGTTGTCccaaaacaataattaaacaaataagttcAGTTGTGGGATGACAAATGGAAGCACATCAACAAACCCTTGAGCTGTCAGGATTTTGCATAATCTATCATTTCACCCAacctatgaaaattattattaaaataattagcgTCTCAATTACGGAGGTGATGACAGAGACCAGATGTTTAGGTATGAAAACTGCAGATAAgactatataaattaattctttttcataatttttttagatcaaattttgtattatagtacctattttgaaatttaaatttaagtttagTTATTTGATGACCTAACTTATAGGACCActattattagtattaaaaTATGTGTAGAATGATTGCTATTCTTCCGGAAATTCATGGATCAAGTATTAATCTTTTGagaacaattttgttaattGGAAATCAAAGTATACAATGGGCTCGGTCGGCCACAAGACTAGTACGGACCAATCTAAAAAAGCTCGATTCGAGACACATTCACTACTGTTTATGGTCAGTCCTGGATTTTTAAATGAACCCCAACTgggtatatttttaaattcaggcCCAACCCATAAATCGGCCCACTTGAGACTCGGACCAAACCCAAACCAAACACACATCAGATCTAGATGaacatgtttaatttttgttttatgatatttaggttttttataaataattatttaaaatttatatttatattttgaaataaataaaatcatacaaaaatttatatataaaaaactaatgactaaaaatatataatgaacttAGAAAAAGGCCCAACATGACCCGATCTAGGATCAGGTGGTCCTGGGCCATTAGGCTGGGTTGGTTTCagatattgattttttggacCGACTCAATCCAAAGCAGGCTTGAGCCGAATCAAtccatattttattagttcaaTCCGACCCACTATGCATCttgaatgaaaatgtataaatattaaacatcAAGCAATtattctttgatttttctatttaggGCTTTGTAATGGGTCTACCAGATTTCAGTGGTTAAATAACCAAGTGATTGGACCTAAAACGATTTTTATTGAACAAAGGCAGTTTCAGTGATAAGGGTTCTACATTCATTTCAGGCCCATTAAAAGTTTGGTCCAGCCCATTCTAAGTTAACCCTCTACTAATATGGGCTAAGTTAGACAAAAACGCAAGGCCCAAAACATGCTACATGCGCTGTTAAACAAaacatttttcatataatatgttatgagattattaatcgatttaagtataattttttatatgactAAGAGGAATAGATGTAGTTCACTTTATATTTTCATGGGtttgtaaataaaatgcaaattcaaggatcaaatattttgaaatttgttttaaaagaCTTAAACTTAGtcatatgtattatatttgcaaatatttggattataatattaattgataattaattcagaGCGAATTCTCTTGAAgataaagtttaaaataatttaatttctaattaaatgaaaattcattagGATTCAATAAGACATATTCAAAATTAGAGTcgattaattcataattccacaaaaaaaaaattattaaccatttagaattattaatttaaatacatcAGTCCAACCATAGCATAAAAGTTAATGtccaagaataaaatattccCTATAAAAGCAAtccaaaatagaaaaagaaaattaaaaaaacaacaataataataaataaataaaaaggtgTGGACTTCTGGATCTTTCTGCTGAGGCATGGAACAACTGGTGGA includes the following:
- the LOC105170251 gene encoding RNA-binding protein MEX3B-like; translated protein: MQNPDSSRQSECQQLLQWRRAPPPQVDEPLQRVQSNRTLLDIIREDQTSGFGSRRRDGRRSWRHLREKISLRRRGSGSAWSSTAPTPSTDHPLNSNSHRMTMTMDRPPPSNRSNSNLSSGESTQPEFSTAPGIIVPNLHRNPTGPVERPSGVLEHTSPLHGGANVEDEEQPVRTSLMALLAETDRQMGLEGSAYTIAGDEEEEEETTGGLNGVDYNNCCVCMVRHKGAAFIPCGHTFCRLCSRELWVQRGNCPLCNNYIVEILDIF